The window AATACTGAATACGACACAATTGATAGATTGATTGCTAGGCGAGAACAGGCTGAATATAGTTCGCAGCTCATCCATGCTAGCGTAGGTCCTGTCAATGAAGTCTCTAGTATTCTTGCTTTGCTAGGCCTCGTCGTCATTGGCAGAAGTTTGTTTGGCAACCAGATCGAGGCTTTTGCATCTGTTATCCTCACGTACCTTGTTATTCTGTTTCGAATGCTGCCGTTTATTGGTCAGCTCAATGCAGCTCGCAACAAGCTGGCCAATTCAGGCCCTAGCGTCGAAATTATAGAAGAGTTTTTGAGACGAGATAATAAGCCCATCATGCCGTCGGGCGATCGCGAATTCAAAGGCTTAAAGCGCAAGATTCAATTTAAGAATCTTTGGTTCCGATACCCTTCAAGCGATGGATGGAGTTTACAAAATGTTGATTTGGTTCTGCCTAAGGGAGAAACGTTGGCTCTAGTTGGGGCTTCCGGTGCCGGGAAATCAACAATGGCAGATTTGCTAGCAAGATTTTATGACCCTGTAAAGGGTCTCATCGAAATTGATGGGGTTGATTTAAAGGATTTCGATATCAATCACTACCGGAAGAATATTGGGATTGTCAGCCAAGACACGTTTCTCTTCAATGCATCCGTTAGAGACAACATTCGATATGGTCGAGCTTCTGCTACAGACGAAGAAGTCTTCCAAGCAGCAAAACGAGCCAACGCCTCTGAGTTTATCCAGAAACTTCCTGAAGGGTTTGATACGTTTATCGGCGATCGCGGCGTTCTCCTTTCTGGGGGTCAGCGGCAGCGGTTGGCCATTGCTAGAGCCCTCTTACAGGATCCTGAAATTTTAATTCTAGATGAAGCAACAAGTGCCTTAGATACCGTTTCTGAAAGATTAGTGCAGCAGGCTCTCGAAGATCTCAGCCAAGAGCGGACGACCCTAGTCATTGCCCATCGCTTATCAACCGTGAAAAAGGCGCACCAAATTGCAGTCCTAGATAAGGGTAAAGTGGTTGAAGTCGGAACCCATCAAGAGCTCTTGAGACAGGGAGATTACTACGCCAATCTTTATTCAATTCAGTTCTCAGAGCATGGCGGTGACAACGGCAAAGTCGCAGATGACAACAAGACCTTTGATGCCCAAGCGTTCGGTCGAACATCCTACGAAATCCGCTCTCAGCTGAATGGTATGTTGGGGGCTCTTGGATTTCTGAATGATGAGATGGTAGATGATCCTGAAGAGTATGAAGAGCTGACAGAACGTGCATATCAATCTGCCTTAAATATCTTGCAGTCCTTAGAAAAGCTTGAAAGTCAGAGCATCCCCGCAAAATAGAGGCCTGATTTTCCAAGACAACCCAGTGTAGATCAACACTAAAAACTTTCTAGGACATTTAATATTTACTAGGCTCAGCCTGCACTCTCAACCCAAAACAAGAGGTTTAGATCAGGTTTAGTCTAACTTTAAAGCTATCTCAATAAACTGGATTAGAGAATTAAGTCAAGCTAGATGGATCTGAGAATGTATTGCTTAAGTTAATTGTTATATCTTTTATGCCTGGCTGAGACCAGACCATTACTCGACCTCTATTCATGAAACATGCCAAAACTCACGAACTATCACGTACTCGATCCGACCAATGTGGGAGATTTACTGTCCTCTCCCCTACAGTATTTCGATTTCCCTGGTTACAGTTGTCAGACGCAAGATATTAGAAATTTTGATCCGGATAGCGTCAAAAATTCCCACATTATTATTGGAGGAGGCGGGCTCCTATACAAAAGATTTCTGCCTCAAATTCAGAGTCTTTGTACTACTCAAGGGGTTGGCAAACGTATTCTATGGGGTGTAGGACAACAATCCTATGGTTGCGATAAAAGTGTCTTAGACCCCCCTTTTAATTATGATGCCTACACCGCTCACAGTGATCTGGTGGGCATACGTGATGACAAAATGCCTCATGACTGGGTGCCTTGCGTTAGTTGTATGCATCCAGCATTTGATAAACCACGCACAATAAAGCATGAAGTTGTAGCATTTTCACATAAGAAATTTCAAATTAACATCCCTGGCATCCCACGGATGACTAACGAAAATTCTGACCTGGAAGAAGTCCTCGGATTTCTCGGTTCAGGGAACACAATATTGACCAGTTCTTTTCACGGAGCATATTGGGGTACGTTATTGGGGCGTCGAGTCCTAGCCTTTCCATTTAGCAGTAAGTTCTTTACCTTAAGGCACCAACCAAACCTTTACATCGTAAATAAATGGAGTCGGGTGCGATGGAGGCTATCTGTATTAGGGAAAGAACTCTGGACCTTCCGTTATAAGGGAAATATACATAGCTGTGATACCAAAGACTGGCGCCAGCACCTGAGTAAATGTCAGGCATATCCCCAGAGTTTGGCAGAGTGTCGAGAGCGCAATCGCTGGTTTTATCAACGTGTAATGGGAACACTAGAAGAGTAAACTTTTCAGCGGTTAACTTGAAACATAGATTAACCCAAACACTTGCTCTTTCTCTACATCTACCAGGGCTACGAGCGAATAGATATCAATGGTTGTGGGCTGTCTTGGCAGTATTCTTGGGAAAGTACCAGACTTGTCAATGTGAGCCATCTCTTGGAACTTTAGAGTAAGTTGTAGCAAAAAATGGCAAATGAAACTAAGAAGAGCGTTGCAGTATGGCAGCCTTTCTTTTTTGGAGGAGGTGCCGAAGCAGTCGCCCTGTGGGTACTAGAAGCATTACATCACGAATATGATGTGACCCTCTTTACTCTCTCTGAGGTGGATTTTTCTTGGCTCAACGCCATGTATGCGACCCAACTTTCTGACAAAGAGATTACAGTTAAGGCTCAGCTGCCTGAGCGTTTGAAGAAATGGGCTCACACACTGATTTCGGACAACAAAATTGCCCGGATGGCATTTATCTATTGGACTATTCGAGAATTTAAGAAATCAGCCTACCAGTACGACGTTGTTTTTTCCGCCTTTAATGGCTTAGATATGGGACGGCCAGGTATTCAATACCTGCATTGGGTACATGTCATCGAAAAGAAATTCCCAAAAGCGCAGCCTTGGTTAAAAGCGTTAATGGTATGGGCTGATTTCTCCCATGAGCGGCTCTGTGAGAATTTTTCAATCGCAAATTCTGAGTATACAGCTGAGCAAGTTCAGCAGTGTTATGGGATTGAAGCAGACGTAGTTTTCCCACCCGTAGTCACTCAGATTAATACTTTACCTTGGTCAGAAAAGGAAAATGCCTTCCTGTGTAGCGGACGAGTTGTGAAGGCAAAACAAACTCATCGCGTGATCAATATCCTTAAAGCTGTACGCGATAAAGGGTTTGATATCAAGCTCCACATCACTGGAGGAGGTGGAGGGGTTTATGGGCGCGGTTACCTTAAACAAATTGAGGCATTGGCCCAACAAAATTCTGATTGGATTTACCTCCATCAAAATTTACCTTATGACGATTATCTGAAAATTGTTTCCCGCTGTCGCTATGGTATCCATTACAAAACCGAGCCTTTTGGGATTTCAGTTGCTGAGATGTTGAAAGCTGACATGATCCCGTTTGTCCGCTCCAACGGGGGTCAAAGAGAGATTGTGGGGGCTGAGCACCAAGATATTTTATTTGCGAATGAGGCAGAGGGTATTGAAAAAATTGTTAGAGTTTTAGGTGACGAAGACCTCAAAATGCACCTACTCCAGTCTCTGAAGCAGCGGAAAGATCTTTTCTCGACTGAGCGATTTATGGATGAGATTCGCGAAACCGTTAAAAAGTACTTTGATCGCTTGGAGCAAAAGGCTGCTGTTCCTGCTCAAAAATAATCAGAACTTCAGGATCACCGATGGCAGTGAGTTTCTATATGAAATTAATTCCGTATAAGCCATTAACAGTAGCCTAAAGGAGATTTTCTTATGGTAGATGGAATTTGTACCCTGGCAAATGATTATGTTTTTGATCAAGTAGTCGCTCTACTTAACAGCATTGAGGTAAATGCCGGTAAAGACATGCCGGTGTGTATTTATCCTTATGACGATCGCGTGGATAAACTCAAACGCTTAGCTGAAGAGCGCCCTCAGGTACAAGTTTATGACAATCAAGAAGTCATCGAGCGTTGGGACACCTGGACTCGAGAAATTTGGGCGCTACATCCTACTGCACAAAAACAATGGATTGCCTCTACTGGAAAACAAGGTGTTCACCGCATGGGAACCCATCGTCGATTTTGTGCATTTGAGGGGCCTTTCGATCGCTTCATTTATATGGATGCCGATACGCTTTTGCTGAGTCCCCCTGATCCGGTCTTTCACGCGTTAGAAACGGTTGATTGGGTGACCTATGATTTTCAACATAAGGATCTGAGTCACGTGTTTAACGTGGCGTCGACTCAACTCCCTAAGCTCTTTTCAGACGAGCAATTGAAAGCGCAGGTTTTCTGTTCAGGTTTTTATGGATCAAAGCGAGAAATCGTTACAGCCCCAGACATACAAGACTATCTTGAAAAATTGTCGCAGGGAGAGGCAGAAGTACTTTATCCCATGGCACCAGATCAGACTATTCTGAATTACTTCGTGCTGCGCAAGCCATTAAAATCAGTTAACTTTGCACTAACGCTTCCAGCTGAGAGAAAAACTGGTAATTCTGTGACATCTGCTCATTTTGAGCAACAGGGAAATTCGCTATTTGACAAGGGTGTACGATTGCTTTATCTCCACTATATTGGTATTTCCTCTAAACTATTTACTCGCCTATGTAATGGAGAAAACCTAGATATTCGCTATCGTGATATTTTCCTTCAGTATCGTTATCTGCATGCACCCAAAAGTTTGCCCGCTTTCAAGGGGCCTCTGGTTAGCACTAAACCTCAATCTCTGGGTCGGGGAAAACGCCTTTTAAAGAAACTTGGCCTTTTGAAGTAGTTAAAACGATAGCCTGATTCAGTTGGAGCCAGTGCATCTTAGTCAACAACAGCACAGTTTTGACTACGTTGATCCTCCCATCGCAGGCTTATCAGACAAGGCTACTAGACGTCAACTCAGATGTTAGGATCGGCCGTTTGGCTAAGGGGTTAACTCATTGAAATGAGTTTTCTCAAGGAGCCTGCAGTTGACTCGCAGACAAATGGGCAACGGAGTCAAAGATCTCCGTCGAACTCACGCTTTTCCAAATAAAAACTGAAAAACATTAGGATGCTGAGATTTCAGCATCCATTGCTCACATCCAGTCGTTGCCCTAATCAGCTAGAAGCAGCAGCAAATGCTTCAGTCTATTAGGGTAGGAAAATTAAGCTCGATCGCGCTGCGAACTTACCACTATCGCAACGCTTCTCTAAGATTCCGTAACCACGCTTTTGGCCCTTTCTTCCCGGGTGGAGGATTTAGGATCCCAGCTGGGGGGCCTTCTGGATCGTTCAGGTAACGGTGGTGAACCCAAATATCCCAGTAGGGGCACCCTGCTTGAATCCGAATGCCCGCCCAGTGTAGATAGTCGAGGGGTTTCCCTACCTTTGGGTCAATCAGGCGCATCCCCTCATACTCGAAGTGAGGCATACCGGCCCAATTTCCGGGCCCTTTACCGTCTTTCCGAACCAAGTTAAAGCGCTTTTGAACACGCTTTAATATCATGTAATTAATGATGGGCTGATCGGATGTTTTTTGAGAGAAGTCGAAATATTCAGGGTGACTGGCACATTCTCGGAAAGCTTCGTACAGATCCTCTTCAGTGATCAGTCCCTTTTTAGAGGCCCAAAACCCCCCATTAAAAATATCCTGAAGCTCAGCTTCATTAAAAACGTTTTCTTCTATGACTTTCTGACTAAACACATTTTGAATGCCGCCCTTGTGTTGATAGTCGTAGCATAAAAAATCATATTCGTTTAATGCATCCAACGCCTTCCCAATTTGGCTAAACACCACTACATCGGTGTCAATATAGAGAAATTTTTCAAACGGCCCAAACCAGCAGGCTTGCTTTCTAAATTGATTAGGGCGGGCAAAAAAGTCACTGCCAAAAATTTGCTGTAAGTTTTTTGAGAGTCGATCAATAAACTCAAGGTCGGGGTATACCTCAACACCGTAGTCTTGCTTTAAGCGTTGAGCAATCACTTGATAGTTGTCATCATAAGGAATCAGCGTAATAGGAATTTCAGGATCATGAAGACGGATACTGTTGAGGCAAGCGATCGCATGCTCTGTCACCTTGTCATTGGCTGTGATGTAAATTCCACGCTCCATAAGATTTCTCCTAAAAACTGATACTTGGCAAGCAGCTCTCTCGTCATCCTGGAATAGGCTTGCATTCGGATAAAGCACACCCTAGACCCCAAACCCTAGACCCTGTCTTGACCAAGATGTATTAGATCCAGCTGAACAAGGCCATAACGTTCAGAGGGTTCTCCATCAAGGTTGTTCTTAATTCTGTTGCGGTCAGCACGTGGATCAATTAGGAACTGACTATCAGGTGATTCTAGTACGCATTTTCCCCCATGACTCTTAGGCAAGAGTACCCGCTCCAGCCCCTAAATACGCAGTTCTAGGGGGAGATTTAGGCGTGCAAAGTGAACATAAATCCTGGATGTGGACAGGGATGCATCGCTTGACGCCGTGATGGATACAGCACCCTCGATGCAGAGGACGGCTGTTTGCCCGCGCGCTAGCGATCGTCAGCAGGCACAACAGCAACCTCTGTAGGATGAATGGATGAGAGCCACCGCTGCAGCGTTTGGATATAGTGTGGGCCTGCAACTTCGGGAACATTGTTATGACTCGCCCCAGGAACCAGCCATAACTGCTTTGGTTGAGGGGCAATGGCATAGAGGTCTTGACTCATAGTTGCAGGGATAGTCTCGTCTTCTGAACCATGAATTAAAAGAATGGGCATTTGGAGAGTGGACAGTTTCTGTTGAGAGTTAAAGCGTTGAGTTAAAAGCCATCTGGGGAAAATGCGGCTGTAGCCGATGTGATCTACCATGGCTGCCATTGAGGTAAACGTCCCTTGAACGATCAAGCCTGCGGCTTGGGGGTGACGGTGGGCCAACTCAATCGCGA is drawn from Leptolyngbya sp. SIO1E4 and contains these coding sequences:
- a CDS encoding ABC transporter ATP-binding protein, which translates into the protein MSANRLLVQLTKQSFHWMALSVLLGFSGAIFNGVGVALLIPLILNILGLNIVESDSFPPILKSVFSIFDVFPEQYRAVAMVSSVVLAIILKNLANYANAITSGILGRRFTCTLRRKGFRLLLDVDIDYFSGVRLGDLMTYINTEVSRATMAVRSLIKIAISLITISVFLVFLILISWQLTLLAVVLLGSVALINQISIKYAKSAGRELSKSAAALSNQSIEVLSGIRLVKSVANENTEYDTIDRLIARREQAEYSSQLIHASVGPVNEVSSILALLGLVVIGRSLFGNQIEAFASVILTYLVILFRMLPFIGQLNAARNKLANSGPSVEIIEEFLRRDNKPIMPSGDREFKGLKRKIQFKNLWFRYPSSDGWSLQNVDLVLPKGETLALVGASGAGKSTMADLLARFYDPVKGLIEIDGVDLKDFDINHYRKNIGIVSQDTFLFNASVRDNIRYGRASATDEEVFQAAKRANASEFIQKLPEGFDTFIGDRGVLLSGGQRQRLAIARALLQDPEILILDEATSALDTVSERLVQQALEDLSQERTTLVIAHRLSTVKKAHQIAVLDKGKVVEVGTHQELLRQGDYYANLYSIQFSEHGGDNGKVADDNKTFDAQAFGRTSYEIRSQLNGMLGALGFLNDEMVDDPEEYEELTERAYQSALNILQSLEKLESQSIPAK
- a CDS encoding glycosyltransferase family 4 protein encodes the protein MANETKKSVAVWQPFFFGGGAEAVALWVLEALHHEYDVTLFTLSEVDFSWLNAMYATQLSDKEITVKAQLPERLKKWAHTLISDNKIARMAFIYWTIREFKKSAYQYDVVFSAFNGLDMGRPGIQYLHWVHVIEKKFPKAQPWLKALMVWADFSHERLCENFSIANSEYTAEQVQQCYGIEADVVFPPVVTQINTLPWSEKENAFLCSGRVVKAKQTHRVINILKAVRDKGFDIKLHITGGGGGVYGRGYLKQIEALAQQNSDWIYLHQNLPYDDYLKIVSRCRYGIHYKTEPFGISVAEMLKADMIPFVRSNGGQREIVGAEHQDILFANEAEGIEKIVRVLGDEDLKMHLLQSLKQRKDLFSTERFMDEIRETVKKYFDRLEQKAAVPAQK
- a CDS encoding sugar transferase, whose amino-acid sequence is MVDGICTLANDYVFDQVVALLNSIEVNAGKDMPVCIYPYDDRVDKLKRLAEERPQVQVYDNQEVIERWDTWTREIWALHPTAQKQWIASTGKQGVHRMGTHRRFCAFEGPFDRFIYMDADTLLLSPPDPVFHALETVDWVTYDFQHKDLSHVFNVASTQLPKLFSDEQLKAQVFCSGFYGSKREIVTAPDIQDYLEKLSQGEAEVLYPMAPDQTILNYFVLRKPLKSVNFALTLPAERKTGNSVTSAHFEQQGNSLFDKGVRLLYLHYIGISSKLFTRLCNGENLDIRYRDIFLQYRYLHAPKSLPAFKGPLVSTKPQSLGRGKRLLKKLGLLK
- a CDS encoding methionine synthase — encoded protein: MERGIYITANDKVTEHAIACLNSIRLHDPEIPITLIPYDDNYQVIAQRLKQDYGVEVYPDLEFIDRLSKNLQQIFGSDFFARPNQFRKQACWFGPFEKFLYIDTDVVVFSQIGKALDALNEYDFLCYDYQHKGGIQNVFSQKVIEENVFNEAELQDIFNGGFWASKKGLITEEDLYEAFRECASHPEYFDFSQKTSDQPIINYMILKRVQKRFNLVRKDGKGPGNWAGMPHFEYEGMRLIDPKVGKPLDYLHWAGIRIQAGCPYWDIWVHHRYLNDPEGPPAGILNPPPGKKGPKAWLRNLREALR